The window TCGAGGATGGCCAGGACCTCAAGGTCACCATGGACTACCGCGACATCCTCGCCGAGGTGGTGACGCAGCGGCTGGGGAATCCCAACCTCTCCTACATCTTCCCCGGGTATACCCCGGTGATTCGAGGGATCACCAAATGAACGGTTCTGCCCCACGCGCCCTTTCGTTGGCGTGTGCCGCCCTGTTGGTCACCGCCTGCGAGGGGCCGATGGGTCCCGCCGGACCGGCGGGCCCCGCCGGGCCCACCGGTGCGCAGGGTCCCACCGGAGCCACCGGGACGACCGGCGCCACCGGGCCTACGGGACCGCAGGGTCCATCGGGGCCTCAGGGACCGACAGGCCCGACCGGACCCCAGGGACCCGCAGGGATCCCCGGGCCTGTGGGGACGATCGCACGCATTGACCTGACTGGGACTTTCGATGCGACCGGCACAGTTAATCTGCCGCTGCCGGTGAGTGCTGTGGCGAACAACAAGTTGCCGTTCATTGCGTGTTACGTGAGCGTGGATCGCCAGACCTGGATCTCGGTCTCCCAAGTGCCCCTGGGTCCGGATGATACCTACTGCGGAATTACCGGTGCGCAAACCACCACACCGGCGATCACGCTCATCAACGGCGTGCCGGGCCAGTTCTATTACATCGTGGCGATGTGGTGATGTGGGTGCGTGCCCGTGCGGACGATGACGCGCCCCGCGTGAGACGGAACGCCCGGCGAGGGACGCCGTCCGCTCGGCGCGGGGGAAACGTCGGGCGAGCGGGATACCCACGGGGACTCGGAGCCCTCCTCGGTGTGCTGCTCGCCGCGTGTGGTGGCGACAAGGCCCCGGGACCGCTCCCGCCCCCGCTCGCGATTGACACGACCACGGCGATCCCCGCCGTAGTGGGGGAGGCCTTTGCGCATACGTTCACCGCCACTGGTGGCAACGGCACCTATGTCTGGTCGATCGGTGACGGGGCACTGCCACAGGGCGTCGGCCTGTCGCCCGCCGGTGTACTCTCCGGGACACCAAACGCGGTGGAGCAGCGGGCCCTTACGGTGCGTGTGACAAGCGGTGCGACCAGTGCCACACGCGGGGTCACGTTGGCCGTGGACTATCCGCCCGTGGTGTTCACGACGGCCACGCTGCCGGTGGCGACGTGGGGCCGGGCGTACTTCGCCTTGTTGCAGGCCTCGGGAGGCACGCCCGGGAGTGTGACCTCGTGGTCGCTGGGGGGCGGCACACTTCCCACCGGGGTGACCCTTGCCTCGAGCGGGAGCCTCGGCGGGATCCCGACCACGCTCGGCCCACACCCTGTCCGGCTCCGGGCCACCCGCGGCACACGCAGCGCGGAGTTGGACCTGCAGGTCCGCGTGGACGCGCCGCCCCTGGTCATGGAAACCACGACGTTGCCGGATGCGCGCGCCGGGTACCTGTACCTCGTGAACCTGCAGGCCACCGGCGGCGTGGGCGCGTACGCCTGGCGCCTGACGGGTGGGCGCCTGCCCACCGGGCTGACCTTCGCCGCGGACGGGACGATCAGCGGGACCCCGGTGGGCGAGGACTCCGTGGGAGTGTCGGTCGAGGTGACAAGCGGTACGCAGCTGCTCACGCGGGCCCTGGGGCTGTTGGTCGAGCCGGAGACCTACCCGGCCACGGCGCTCGTTACGATGCCGGGTGACGTCTTCTCGCCGTTCCTCATCCGGGTGCGACCCGGCGGCACGGTGACCTGGCGCTTCGGTGCCGCGCAGCACAACGTGATTTTCGCGCCAGCACCCGGTGCACCGGCGAACATCGACATTGTGTCGAGCGTCGACGTCAGTCGCACCTTCCCGCGGCCCGGGGAATACCGCTACGACTGCACGATCCACCCGGGGATGGCGGGACGGGTCGAGGTGCGATAGCCGGCGAAAGGCGGCCTCGTGGTGGCGGCTGGGGTTCCGCGTGCAAAGGATTGGGGGCACTCTGTTGTATGAGGATCGTTGACCCCTCTCTCACCGTTCCCACACCATGCCTGACGCCGAAAGCCCCTATGCAACGCAACTCGCCAACATCGAGGTGCGTACGGGAAAGACCCTTGCCGAACTCGCACAGATCGTCGCGGCGAGCGGGTTGGAGAAACACGGCGAGATCCGTGACATGCTCAAGTCCACCCTCGGGATGGGCCATGGCGACGCCAACACCCTGGTCCACCACCTCAAGCAGTCAGCGGCTCCGCCGCCGTCATCCGCGGACCCGGCCGACGAGATCTACGCCGGTCCAAAGGCGGACCTCCGGCCGATCCACGACGCCCTGATGCGGGCCATCCGCGCGTTCGGTGACTTTGAGGTCGCGCCCAAGAAGGGCTACGTCAGCCTCAGGCGCAAGAAGCAGTTTGCCATGTTCGGCCCCACCACGAAAACGCGCGTGGACCTGGGGATCAACGCCAAGGGGCTCGTCGGCGATGATCGGTTGCTCGTCATGCCGCCAGGTGGCATGTGTCAGTACCAGGTGCGCCTCACCACGGCCGACGACGTGACCTCCGACGTGATCGCCTGGGTACGGCAGGCGTACGAGGCGGCCGGCTGATCGCATGCGTTCGCTCGCGTGAGGGGCGCTGTGCCGTGGGCCGCCAGTCCCCGACCACGCCCCGTGCCTCATCGCGCGACGCACGGGGCGCCGCGCGGCATGATTCAGCCCGAGTTGCCCTCGCGCAGCGCGCGCCCGGTCAGCGAGACGAAGACGTCTTCCAGGGTGGGCGAGTGGGTCCGGAGCTCCACGATGCGCACCCCCTGCTGGCTGGCCAGCTGCAACAGCGCCGGCAGCGTGTCGTGCGCCGCGGTGACCTGCAGCGTCCAGGTCGCGGCATCACGTCGCGCGCAAAGGACCCCGGGGAGGTGCGCGAGCGCGTCTGGGGGAAGTGTCGCGCCATCCCCGACCGTCACCTCCACAACTTGCTCCGCGCCTAACGAGCGAATCAGGTCCCGCGGAGTGCCGAGCGCGATCACCCGGCCTCGGTCGACGATCGCCATGCGGTCACACAACCGCTCTGCTTCGTCCATGTAGTGCGTGGTAAGCATGATCGTGCGTCCCATCTGGCGCAAGCGATCGACGAGGGTCCACAACTGCCGCCGCGCCTGTGGATCCAACCCGGTGGTGGGTTCGTCCAGGAACAACAAGTCGGGGTTGCCGACCAGGGCACAGGCAATCGACAGGCGTTGCCGTTGGCCGCCCGACAATCCGCCAACCCGCGCATTCCGCTTCTCCTCCAGCTGGACGAGTCCGATGACCTCGTCGGCGCTCCACCCCGCGGAGAAGAACGACCGGAAGAGCCGGACGACTTCCCGGACGGTGAGCTTGTCCGAATACTGGGTCTCCTGCAGCTGCACGCCGAGCCGTTGGCGCAGGACCATTTCATCCGTGGCCCAGGAAAGCCCCAACACGCGAACGTCGCCCTCGTCCGGCCGCTGGAGCCCTTCACAGATCTCGAGCGTCGTGGTTTTCCCTGCCCCGTTCGGTCCGAGGAGTCCGAAACACTCACCGGCCGCCACTTCGAGGTCGAGGCCGTCGACGGCCGTGACCTCGCCGAAGCGCTTGCGAAGGCCGAGCACCTGCAGGGCAAGGGTGGGAGACGGGTGCACGACCGAATTCTAAGGGGTGTGCGCGGCTCCTCGCTGCCGCCTCGCCCGGGTGGCAGCTACATTCGGAGCATGCAACGGAAGAAGGCGTTGGAGCTCAGGGAACAGTGGGGCGCGAAGCCATGCGACCACCCGGACTTCGCGCGCGAGTACGACCACGGCGAGCGCACGGGCAACTATTGCTGCACGCAGTGCGGGGCATCGATCTCGTTTCGCGAGCGTGGTGAGATTCTCGCCGCTCGGGCCACGGGCGCACCGTCCCGCTCCGGCCCCACTGGGGCGTAGCGCCGCAGCCTGGTGAACGTGCGTGGGGCGGGCACACCCGTGTCCCGGTGTACCCGCCCCGCGGCCCAGCCAGTGCGACCTACTTTCCGCTCGCCTTGGAGACGTTGAGCCCCAACGCGGTCCACGGGGTGAGTGGCGCCGCCATCCGCCGCCCGGTCGTCGAGATCGGCGTGATGTCAATTGTGGCGACCGCCGACAAGACCTTGGTGTTGGTCAGGTCGAGGTAGAGCGGGAAGTCATTCGGGCCCGGGATCAGGACGGATGAACAGGCCATGGTGAGGTCCGTCAGTCCGCTCGTGATCTGGTGTGCACGAAGTGAGGTGGGGGCCACGGTGTTGTAGCCACAGTCGACCGCACCGCCGGTGTTGGTCATGACCGCCCCCATGTCGAGCAGGAACTGGTTCTCCAGGGCGATCCCCGATGGCGGATAGTATCCCTGCCACTCGCCGATGAAGACCACGCGGCCACCCTCGTCGGCGAACTGCTTGAGGGCATTCACCTCGTCGACGGTGAAGGCGACGTTCGGCGTCCAGAGCCAGATCTCCTTCCAATTGGCACCGCTGGCGGCGATCAGGTCATCAAGGTCGTCGCCATTGCTGGCGATGTCGACCATGGTAAACCCAGCGCCGCTGATGGTGCTGCGCGTGGTGCCCATGTTGGAGTCGTTGCATTCGTCATTGCCGAGGGGGCCGCACGTTGCGACGCGCCCCCGATCCCACACGATCTGCGTGTTGGCGCCGCGCGGTCCGCTCGTGGTGAAGTTCACCAGGTTCTGCACGAGCTTGACGTTGTTGGGGTTCGACATGGCATTGGCATCAAAGACATTGATGTCGTTGAAGACGACGATGTCTTTGCCTGGCGGCGGGGGCGGCGGGGAGCCGCAGCGCTGCACCTGATGCTCGAAGTACTCGTGTGGAGCCGGCGGGTTGATGTCGGCACCGTCGCCCCAGGCGACGCCACGATGGGTCCCGCGCGCCAACAAGGCAATCGCGGCGATCGCCAGGTCCTGTCCCGGCACACCGCCGACCGCGGCCAGCGGAATGGTGTACTGGTACGTCACGACCGTGGGGTTGTGCGCGGTCTTGTACGGGAAGCCGACGACGCGGGGCGTACCACCCGGGGTGAGCGGGATGCCGGACGCGTCGGCGCCGGCCCAGACAAACGACTCGCGCAATCGCCACTCGCTGGCGAGGTCCGCGCTGAACGCCACCACGAGATCGGTCGCGTCGTTCCAGGCGGACACGGTCCCAATCGTGGACGACGGGTTCATCAACTCGAACTCCACGGTGGTGACCGTCCCGCACACCTGCGCGGTGGAGAGGTCAAACGCCCCGCGCCGCAACTCGGGCGTGTCGGGGGAAGTGATCGGCGTGTCGCTGCATGCGGCCAGCCAGACGGCGCCGAGCACCGCGGCGCTACGGGACATCCAGGATCGAGCCATACGTACATCCTCCAATAAGGTGAGTGATGCGCGGCGCGGTCAGCGAAGCTGCTGACGGAGGCTCGGTGCGATGACGACGCGATCCAGCCACTGCTTCGTCACGCACGAGCGCGTCCACCCGACGTACCCATCCACCACCCTCGCGCCCGCCACGCAGTGATCACGCATGGGCAAGGTCCATACCAAAGGCGTTGTGCAGGAGGGGACTGTGGGATCCCACAGGGTCCTGCAGGGGAACCGCGGACCAGCACGTTAGAATTAGGCACGTTATGGCGAGTGGCAGGAACCGCGTGAGAAAAAGCACCCGCACGGCGCGTTGCTGCTTGGCAGAACATCGTCGAGCCCCCCCCCCGGCCTTCGCCCGTGTTGCCTGGTGCGCGGACGCAGCAGTTGCGCCACGGCGAGCCGGGACGCC is drawn from Gemmatimonadota bacterium and contains these coding sequences:
- a CDS encoding putative Ig domain-containing protein, with amino-acid sequence MLLAACGGDKAPGPLPPPLAIDTTTAIPAVVGEAFAHTFTATGGNGTYVWSIGDGALPQGVGLSPAGVLSGTPNAVEQRALTVRVTSGATSATRGVTLAVDYPPVVFTTATLPVATWGRAYFALLQASGGTPGSVTSWSLGGGTLPTGVTLASSGSLGGIPTTLGPHPVRLRATRGTRSAELDLQVRVDAPPLVMETTTLPDARAGYLYLVNLQATGGVGAYAWRLTGGRLPTGLTFAADGTISGTPVGEDSVGVSVEVTSGTQLLTRALGLLVEPETYPATALVTMPGDVFSPFLIRVRPGGTVTWRFGAAQHNVIFAPAPGAPANIDIVSSVDVSRTFPRPGEYRYDCTIHPGMAGRVEVR
- a CDS encoding DUF4287 domain-containing protein, with amino-acid sequence MPDAESPYATQLANIEVRTGKTLAELAQIVAASGLEKHGEIRDMLKSTLGMGHGDANTLVHHLKQSAAPPPSSADPADEIYAGPKADLRPIHDALMRAIRAFGDFEVAPKKGYVSLRRKKQFAMFGPTTKTRVDLGINAKGLVGDDRLLVMPPGGMCQYQVRLTTADDVTSDVIAWVRQAYEAAG
- a CDS encoding ABC transporter ATP-binding protein translates to MHPSPTLALQVLGLRKRFGEVTAVDGLDLEVAAGECFGLLGPNGAGKTTTLEICEGLQRPDEGDVRVLGLSWATDEMVLRQRLGVQLQETQYSDKLTVREVVRLFRSFFSAGWSADEVIGLVQLEEKRNARVGGLSGGQRQRLSIACALVGNPDLLFLDEPTTGLDPQARRQLWTLVDRLRQMGRTIMLTTHYMDEAERLCDRMAIVDRGRVIALGTPRDLIRSLGAEQVVEVTVGDGATLPPDALAHLPGVLCARRDAATWTLQVTAAHDTLPALLQLASQQGVRIVELRTHSPTLEDVFVSLTGRALREGNSG
- a CDS encoding ABC transporter codes for the protein MARSWMSRSAAVLGAVWLAACSDTPITSPDTPELRRGAFDLSTAQVCGTVTTVEFELMNPSSTIGTVSAWNDATDLVVAFSADLASEWRLRESFVWAGADASGIPLTPGGTPRVVGFPYKTAHNPTVVTYQYTIPLAAVGGVPGQDLAIAAIALLARGTHRGVAWGDGADINPPAPHEYFEHQVQRCGSPPPPPPGKDIVVFNDINVFDANAMSNPNNVKLVQNLVNFTTSGPRGANTQIVWDRGRVATCGPLGNDECNDSNMGTTRSTISGAGFTMVDIASNGDDLDDLIAASGANWKEIWLWTPNVAFTVDEVNALKQFADEGGRVVFIGEWQGYYPPSGIALENQFLLDMGAVMTNTGGAVDCGYNTVAPTSLRAHQITSGLTDLTMACSSVLIPGPNDFPLYLDLTNTKVLSAVATIDITPISTTGRRMAAPLTPWTALGLNVSKASGK